One window of Camelina sativa cultivar DH55 chromosome 4, Cs, whole genome shotgun sequence genomic DNA carries:
- the LOC104781069 gene encoding RNA pseudouridine synthase 5-like isoform X2: MVCSTRMSSHLLKLTTVSEFYFTKYKSSAPLLGWIQRIQNGQIQIDGEAVKDPNTVLRSGSKLVYHRLPWKEPDTPYSLDILYEDDDLIALNKPSGLQVLPGGLFQQRTLLTQLQWWFGKKDTSTGARELHPVPVHRLGRGTSGILLCAKTKLAKTKLAAYFAEGTSLVGSSNLDQDCGTGRKLSKIYRALADGLVEEDEVVIQQPIGVVRYPGVAKGLYVASPEGKSAFSKVVVLERDRKKNCTLVKVEIQSGRPHQIRIHLAYIGHPLVGDPLYVAGGQPKCFDTDLVDDAAAFAEDGGYRSQISLFLGIVDIICMLIKWSYLTC; this comes from the exons ATGGTTTGCAGTACAAGGATGTCGTCTCATCTTCTGA aGTTAACGACGGTATCAGAATTCTACTTCACCAAATACAAGAGCTCAGCTCCATTGCTAGG gTGGATTCAACGAATTCAAAACGGACAG ATACAAATTGATGGGGAAGCTGTGAAAGATCCAAACACAGTTCTTAG GAGTGGTTCCAAGTTAGTTTACCATAGGCTCCCTTGGAAGGAACCTGACACGCCATACTCGCTAGATATTTTGTATGAAGACGATGATTTG ATCGCTTTGAACAAGCCTTCTGGACTTCAAGTATTGCCAGGGGGACTTTTCCAGCAACGGACTTTGTTGACGCAGTTGCAGTGGTGGTTTGGTAAAAAAGATACTTCCACCGGTGCACGTGAATTACACCCTGTCCCTGTACATCGACTAGGTAGAGGAACATCAG GTATACTTCTCTGCGCAAAGACAAAGCTTGCAAAAACGAAACTGGCAGCTTATTTTGCTGAGGGAACATCTCTTGTCGGGTCCAG TAACTTGGATCAAGATTGTGGAACCGGAAGAAAGCTTTCAAAGATATATCGAGCACTGGCAGATGGTttagttgaagaagatgag gTAGTAATCCAACAGCCTATCGGAGTGGTTCGATATCCCGGGGTCGCAAAAGGATTATATGTTGCTTCCCCGGAAG GCAAATCTGCTTTCAGCAAAGTAGTTGTTCTGGAGAgggacagaaaaaaaaattgcacgTTAGTTAAG GTAGAGATACAATCTGGAAGACCACATCAGATCCGGATTCATCTTGCATACATTGGACACCCCTTGGTAG GGGACCCTCTTTATGTTGCGGGCGGACAACCAAAGTGCTTTGATACAGATCTTGTAGATGATGCTGCTGCCTTTGCCGAAGATGG GGGGTACAGAAGCCAAATCAGTCTGTTCCTGGGGATTGTGGATATCATCTGCATGCTCATCAAGTGGAGCTACTTAACCTGTTGA
- the LOC104781069 gene encoding RNA pseudouridine synthase 5-like isoform X3: protein MSPPPSPPQHRIGLPWPELNDGLQYKDVVSSSESELTTVSEFYFTKYKSSAPLLGWIQRIQNGQIQIDGEAVKDPNTVLRSGSKLVYHRLPWKEPDTPYSLDILYEDDDLIALNKPSGLQVLPGGLFQQRTLLTQLQWWFGKKDTSTGARELHPVPVHRLGRGTSGILLCAKTKLAKTKLAAYFAEGTSLVGSSNLDQDCGTGRKLSKIYRALADGLVEEDEVVIQQPIGVVRYPGVAKGLYVASPEGKSAFSKVVVLERDRKKNCTLVKVEIQSGRPHQIRIHLAYIGHPLGTLFMLRADNQSALIQIL from the exons ATGTCGCCGCCACCGTCGCCGCCGCAACATCGTATCGGATTGCCATGGCCCGAGCTCAACGATGGTTTGCAGTACAAGGATGTCGTCTCATCTTCTGAGTCAG aGTTAACGACGGTATCAGAATTCTACTTCACCAAATACAAGAGCTCAGCTCCATTGCTAGG gTGGATTCAACGAATTCAAAACGGACAG ATACAAATTGATGGGGAAGCTGTGAAAGATCCAAACACAGTTCTTAG GAGTGGTTCCAAGTTAGTTTACCATAGGCTCCCTTGGAAGGAACCTGACACGCCATACTCGCTAGATATTTTGTATGAAGACGATGATTTG ATCGCTTTGAACAAGCCTTCTGGACTTCAAGTATTGCCAGGGGGACTTTTCCAGCAACGGACTTTGTTGACGCAGTTGCAGTGGTGGTTTGGTAAAAAAGATACTTCCACCGGTGCACGTGAATTACACCCTGTCCCTGTACATCGACTAGGTAGAGGAACATCAG GTATACTTCTCTGCGCAAAGACAAAGCTTGCAAAAACGAAACTGGCAGCTTATTTTGCTGAGGGAACATCTCTTGTCGGGTCCAG TAACTTGGATCAAGATTGTGGAACCGGAAGAAAGCTTTCAAAGATATATCGAGCACTGGCAGATGGTttagttgaagaagatgag gTAGTAATCCAACAGCCTATCGGAGTGGTTCGATATCCCGGGGTCGCAAAAGGATTATATGTTGCTTCCCCGGAAG GCAAATCTGCTTTCAGCAAAGTAGTTGTTCTGGAGAgggacagaaaaaaaaattgcacgTTAGTTAAG GTAGAGATACAATCTGGAAGACCACATCAGATCCGGATTCATCTTGCATACATTGGACACCCCTTG GGGACCCTCTTTATGTTGCGGGCGGACAACCAAAGTGCTTTGATACAGATCTTGTAG
- the LOC104781069 gene encoding RNA pseudouridine synthase 5-like isoform X4: MSPPPSPPQHRIGLPWPELNDGLQYKDVVSSSESELTTVSEFYFTKYKSSAPLLGWIQRIQNGQIQIDGEAVKDPNTVLRSGSKLVYHRLPWKEPDTPYSLDILYEDDDLIALNKPSGLQVLPGGLFQQRTLLTQLQWWFGKKDTSTGARELHPVPVHRLGRGTSGILLCAKTKLAKTKLAAYFAEGTSLVGSSNLDQDCGTGRKLSKIYRALADGLVEEDEVVIQQPIGVVRYPGVAKGLYVASPEGKSAFSKVVVLERDRKKNCTLVKVEIQSGRPHQIRIHLAYIGHPLVGDPLYVAGGQPKCFDTDLVDDAAAFAEDGILQGVQKPNQSVPGDCGYHLHAHQVELLNLLNTRKVVKIVAPLPTILQTSSEAQEKSLPPAS; this comes from the exons ATGTCGCCGCCACCGTCGCCGCCGCAACATCGTATCGGATTGCCATGGCCCGAGCTCAACGATGGTTTGCAGTACAAGGATGTCGTCTCATCTTCTGAGTCAG aGTTAACGACGGTATCAGAATTCTACTTCACCAAATACAAGAGCTCAGCTCCATTGCTAGG gTGGATTCAACGAATTCAAAACGGACAG ATACAAATTGATGGGGAAGCTGTGAAAGATCCAAACACAGTTCTTAG GAGTGGTTCCAAGTTAGTTTACCATAGGCTCCCTTGGAAGGAACCTGACACGCCATACTCGCTAGATATTTTGTATGAAGACGATGATTTG ATCGCTTTGAACAAGCCTTCTGGACTTCAAGTATTGCCAGGGGGACTTTTCCAGCAACGGACTTTGTTGACGCAGTTGCAGTGGTGGTTTGGTAAAAAAGATACTTCCACCGGTGCACGTGAATTACACCCTGTCCCTGTACATCGACTAGGTAGAGGAACATCAG GTATACTTCTCTGCGCAAAGACAAAGCTTGCAAAAACGAAACTGGCAGCTTATTTTGCTGAGGGAACATCTCTTGTCGGGTCCAG TAACTTGGATCAAGATTGTGGAACCGGAAGAAAGCTTTCAAAGATATATCGAGCACTGGCAGATGGTttagttgaagaagatgag gTAGTAATCCAACAGCCTATCGGAGTGGTTCGATATCCCGGGGTCGCAAAAGGATTATATGTTGCTTCCCCGGAAG GCAAATCTGCTTTCAGCAAAGTAGTTGTTCTGGAGAgggacagaaaaaaaaattgcacgTTAGTTAAG GTAGAGATACAATCTGGAAGACCACATCAGATCCGGATTCATCTTGCATACATTGGACACCCCTTGGTAG GGGACCCTCTTTATGTTGCGGGCGGACAACCAAAGTGCTTTGATACAGATCTTGTAGATGATGCTGCTGCCTTTGCCGAAGATGG TATATTGCAGGGGGTACAGAAGCCAAATCAGTCTGTTCCTGGGGATTGTGGATATCATCTGCATGCTCATCAAGTGGAGCTACTTAACCTGTTGAACACTCGTAAG GTAGTAAAAATTGTAGCTCCGTTACCAACAATTCTCCAAACAAGCTCCGAGGCACAAGAAAAAAGTTTACCTCCTGCAAGTTAA
- the LOC104781069 gene encoding RNA pseudouridine synthase 5-like isoform X1 — protein sequence MSPPPSPPQHRIGLPWPELNDGLQYKDVVSSSESELTTVSEFYFTKYKSSAPLLGWIQRIQNGQIQIDGEAVKDPNTVLRSGSKLVYHRLPWKEPDTPYSLDILYEDDDLIALNKPSGLQVLPGGLFQQRTLLTQLQWWFGKKDTSTGARELHPVPVHRLGRGTSGILLCAKTKLAKTKLAAYFAEGTSLVGSSNLDQDCGTGRKLSKIYRALADGLVEEDEVVIQQPIGVVRYPGVAKGLYVASPEGKSAFSKVVVLERDRKKNCTLVKVEIQSGRPHQIRIHLAYIGHPLVGDPLYVAGGQPKCFDTDLVDDAAAFAEDGGYRSQISLFLGIVDIICMLIKWSYLTC from the exons ATGTCGCCGCCACCGTCGCCGCCGCAACATCGTATCGGATTGCCATGGCCCGAGCTCAACGATGGTTTGCAGTACAAGGATGTCGTCTCATCTTCTGAGTCAG aGTTAACGACGGTATCAGAATTCTACTTCACCAAATACAAGAGCTCAGCTCCATTGCTAGG gTGGATTCAACGAATTCAAAACGGACAG ATACAAATTGATGGGGAAGCTGTGAAAGATCCAAACACAGTTCTTAG GAGTGGTTCCAAGTTAGTTTACCATAGGCTCCCTTGGAAGGAACCTGACACGCCATACTCGCTAGATATTTTGTATGAAGACGATGATTTG ATCGCTTTGAACAAGCCTTCTGGACTTCAAGTATTGCCAGGGGGACTTTTCCAGCAACGGACTTTGTTGACGCAGTTGCAGTGGTGGTTTGGTAAAAAAGATACTTCCACCGGTGCACGTGAATTACACCCTGTCCCTGTACATCGACTAGGTAGAGGAACATCAG GTATACTTCTCTGCGCAAAGACAAAGCTTGCAAAAACGAAACTGGCAGCTTATTTTGCTGAGGGAACATCTCTTGTCGGGTCCAG TAACTTGGATCAAGATTGTGGAACCGGAAGAAAGCTTTCAAAGATATATCGAGCACTGGCAGATGGTttagttgaagaagatgag gTAGTAATCCAACAGCCTATCGGAGTGGTTCGATATCCCGGGGTCGCAAAAGGATTATATGTTGCTTCCCCGGAAG GCAAATCTGCTTTCAGCAAAGTAGTTGTTCTGGAGAgggacagaaaaaaaaattgcacgTTAGTTAAG GTAGAGATACAATCTGGAAGACCACATCAGATCCGGATTCATCTTGCATACATTGGACACCCCTTGGTAG GGGACCCTCTTTATGTTGCGGGCGGACAACCAAAGTGCTTTGATACAGATCTTGTAGATGATGCTGCTGCCTTTGCCGAAGATGG GGGGTACAGAAGCCAAATCAGTCTGTTCCTGGGGATTGTGGATATCATCTGCATGCTCATCAAGTGGAGCTACTTAACCTGTTGA